A single genomic interval of Macadamia integrifolia cultivar HAES 741 chromosome 6, SCU_Mint_v3, whole genome shotgun sequence harbors:
- the LOC122082026 gene encoding probable dolichyl-diphosphooligosaccharide--protein glycosyltransferase subunit 3B, with amino-acid sequence MAIENPGLRLHLLLFLVLSSSFAIFKVSSESDSDRVAELLRLQPRSGSGVIHLDDQSLRRFVTSAKSRSYSLIIFFDAVHLHDKSELHLQELRAEFDLVASAFINNNKDTPAHSKVFFCDIEFKESQSSFALFGVNTLPHVRYVGPQIQNLKDSEPMDQNDFARMAESMAQFVEVKTKVTVGPIERPPPLSKKQIGFLLALVLISAPFVVKRVIAGDTLFQDPKLWLSLAVFVYFFSVSGAMHNIIRKMPMFLADRNDPSKLIFFYQGSGMQLGAEGFAIGFLYTVVGLLLAFVTHLLIRVRNVTVQRVFMITALLVSFWAVRKVIYLDNWKTGYGVHGFWPSSWK; translated from the coding sequence ATGGCGATCGAGAATCCTGGGCTTCGCCTtcatcttctcctcttccttgttctttcatcttctttcgCTATCTTCAAAGTTTCATCGGAATCAGACTCGGATCGAGTAGCAGAGTTACTGAGACTCCAACCCAGATCTGGATCTGGCGTAATCCATCTCGATGACCAAAGCCTCAGGCGCTTCGTCACCTCTGCAAAATCCAGATCCTACtccctcatcatcttcttcgaTGCAGTTCATCTCCACGACAAGAGTGAACTCCACCTCCAAGAGCTTCGCGCCGAGTTCGACCTCGTCGCATCGGctttcatcaacaacaacaaggACACTCCGGCCCACTCCAAGGTCTTCTTCTGCGACATCGAATTCAAGGAATCTCAGTCGAGCTTCGCCCTCTTCGGCGTCAATACTCTTCCTCACGTTCGCTACGTCGGGCCTCAGATTCAGAACCTCAAGGATTCGGAGCCTATGGACCAGAACGACTTTGCTAGGATGGCGGAATCCATGGCCCAATTCGTCGAGGTCAAGACGAAGGTGACGGTTGGACCCATCGAACGGCCTCCGCCTCTCTCCAAGAAGCAGATAGGGTTTCTGTTGGCGTTGGTGCTGATATCGGCTCCGTTCGTCGTGAAGAGGGTTATTGCTGGGGATACTCTGTTTCAGGATCCCAAATTGTGGCTTTCGCTTGCGGTGTTCGTTTACTTTTTCAGTGTTTCTGGGGCGATGCACAATATTATTCGGAAGATGCCCATGTTCTTGGCGGATCGGAACGACCCTTCGAAGCTCATCTTCTTCTATCAGGGTTCAGGGATGCAGCTTGGTGCAGAGGGTTTCGCTATTGGTTTCTTGTATACGGTCGTGGGTTTGTTGTTGGCTTTCGTAACGCATCTTCTTATTCGGGTGCGGAATGTGACGGTGCAGAGGGTATTTATGATTACTGCTCTTCTGGTTTCATTTTGGGCTGTGAGGAAGGTTATTTATTTGGATAATTGGAAGACGGGATACGGAGTTCATGGATTCTGGCCCTCGAGTTGGAAATGA
- the LOC122081528 gene encoding nuclear transport factor 2B-like: MEEQVELVGKAFVDHYYQLFDTNRANLPSLYHPTSMLSFEGQKIQGVEEIARKLTQLPFDHCLHTISTIDSQPSSLPGGIIVFVSGNLQLQGEEHHLRFSQMFHLVPTPEGSFVVQNDIFRLNYG; this comes from the exons atggaAGAACAGGTTGAATTGGTGGGAAAGGCATTTGTGGATCATTACTACCAGCTGTTTGACACCAATCGTGCCAATCTCCCTTCCCTCTACCATCCCACATCTATGCTGTCCTTTGAAGGTCAGAAGATACAAGGTGTGGAAGAGATTGCTCGTAAGCTCACCCAATTGCCCTTCGATCATTGCCTCCACACCATCTCCACCATCGATTCTCAGCCATCTTCTTTACCTGGTGGTATCATTGTCTTTGTTAGTGGCAACCTTCAATTGCAAGGAGAGGAACACCACTTAAGGTTCAGCCAg ATGTTTCATTTGGTCCCAACACCAGAAGGGAGCTTCGTTGTGCAGAATGACATATTCCGTCTTAATTATGGTTGA
- the LOC122081347 gene encoding SUN domain-containing protein 4-like, protein MLLKFNFSINSINVVQDHYFADSKYSLRETNMLEDTDGNFQGYTDLACTVQPQEIKANRTEQEQTRERVSRPIYIDLDEFRNKTMQGKREVQSQVGNITHRLEPGGEEYNYASSSKGAKVLTNNKEARGANNILGRDQDKYLRNPCSVEHKFVVIELAEETLVDAFKIANFEHYSSNFKDFELSGSLSFPTETWTPLGNFVAANVKHAQRFMLLEPKWVRYLRLSLLSHYGSEFYCTLSLLEVYGVDAIERMLQDLIVVSEEPGSDQSLNHTSSIGTKSSIKEPGSNKRDVSSQVQIAVDAVGKGLDNIDDGQRPNIEVTKNTVSNSNIPNPVLEARHQNNGRIPSDTVLKILMQKMKSLELNLSVLEEYIKQLNRSQRDVLPELDKEISRCALLMEKVKSEIKGLIEWKEITEKGINELEWWKSVVVYRIDALERENRMLR, encoded by the exons ATGCTATTAAAGTTCAACTTTTCTATTAACAGTATCAATGTGGTTCAAGATCACTACTTTGCAGATTCCAAATACTCACTTCGTGAAACAAACATGCTGGAAGACACAGATGGAAATTTTCAAGGTTACACCGACTTAGCCTGTACAGTACAGCCACAAGAAATAAAGGCTAACAGAACAGAACAAGAACAGACAAGGGAGAGAGTATCTCGTCCTATCTACATAGATCTAGATGAGTTCCGAAACAAAACAATGCAAGGGAAGCGCGAGGTGCAAAGCCAGGTTGGGAACATTACCCATCGGCTTGAGCCCGGTGGTGAAGAATACAATTACGCCTCATCTTCAAAGGGAGCAAAAGTTTTGACCAATAACAAGGAAGCTAGAGGAGCAAATAACATCCTAGGAAGGGATCAAGACAAATACTTGCGGAATCCATGTTCGGTGGAACACAAGTTTGTTGTCATTGAGCTTGCTGAGGAAACTTTGGTTGATGCATTCAAGATCGCAAACTTCGAACACTACTCTTCTAATTTCAAGGACTTTGAATTGTCTGGAAGTTTGAGTTTTCCAACTGAGACATGGACCCCATTGGGAAATTTTGTTGCTGCAAATGTTAAGCATGCCCAGAGGTTCATGCTCCTTGAACCCAAATGGGTGAGATACTTGAGGCTAAGTTTACTGAGTCACTATGGCTCAGAATTCTACTGCACATTGAGTTTATTGGAGGTGTATGGGGTTGACGCAATTGAGCGTATGCTCCAAGACCTCATTGTGGTTTCTGAAGAACCAGGTTCGGATCAGTCACTGAATCACACCAGTTCAATTGGAACAAAGTCTTCAATAAAAGAACCAGGTTCCAATAAGAGGGATGTATCTAGTCAAGTTCAAATTGCAGTGGATGCTGTTGGCAAAGGGTTAGATAACATTGATGATGGGCAAAGGCCTAACATTGAGGTCACCAAGAATACAGTATCAAATAGCAATATTCCTAATCCAGTTTTAGAAGCTAGGCATCAGAATAATGGGAGAATACCAAGTGATACCGTTCTAAAGATCTTGATGCAAAAGATGAAGTCTCTTGAGTTAAACCTGTCAGTGCTGGAAGAGTATATCAAGCAGTTGAACCGGAGTCAACGAGATGTTTTGCCAGAGCTTGATAAGGAGATATCTCGATGCGCCTTGCTAATGGAGAAAGTCAAATCTGAAATCAAAGGCCTCATAGAGTGGAAAGAGATTACG GAAAAGGGAATTAATGAGCTCGAATGGTGGAAATCTGTTGTGGTATATCGAATTGATGCattggaaagagagaatcgaaTGTTGAGGTAA
- the LOC122080745 gene encoding F-box protein At5g03970-like — MERLVYFRPIKKKKGTARKRGSRCIKRQTFEFLATSPPSRVTCSAVEGGGGGGDFISLESSQQIVNSLGNIICSSNGLLLCGIHPRTYYIFNPVTKESYQLPPPPGKNWEPSTSYIMGLVAANCADVSTTSSIRYKVVHADTRSRDAVSGNKVKIGTFSSETGKWRQSMVPLTGTGNYYCLDSLRKTTVIRGAIHWVAFHIGVYDPYKVDGHMEMIATPPFQFIHECVMGESTDNLLQIAVFTDTLTSIQVWVYHSNEGQWSLRHELPIGLLHRQIMLLDFHPHIPEAVFFNFHGYIYLQYFNIPPRSVKVHYRGCAFEGISPQPYFLPRWPTLLIQKLERCTD, encoded by the coding sequence ATGGAACGACTCGTTTATTTCAGACctatcaagaagaaaaaaggaacagCAAGAAAGCGTGGTTCCAGATGTATCAAGAGGCAAACATTTGAATTCTTGGCAACATCACCACCATCAAGAGTGACTTGTTCAGCagtggaaggaggaggaggaggtggagatTTCATCAGTTTGGAATCATCTCAACAAATTGTTAACTCGCTCGGCAACATCATCTGTTCTTCCAATGGTCTTCTCCTATGCGGTATTCACCCTAGAACCTATTATATATTCAACCCTGTCACCAAGGAGTCTTACCaacttcctcctcctcctggtAAAAACTGGGAACCTTCGACTTCTTATATCATGGGTCTTGTCGCTGCCAATTGTGCTGATGTATCCACTACTTCATCAATCCGATACAAAGTGGTGCATGCTGATACTAGAAGTCGTGACGCTGTCAGCGGAAACAAGGTTAAGATAGGGACTTTCTCCTCCGAGACGGGCAAATGGAGGCAATCTATGGTGCCGCTCACTGGCACTGGCAATTATTACTGCTTGGATTCACTAAGGAAGACCACTGTGATAAGAGGAGCCATTCACTGGGTGGCTTTCCACATCGGGGTGTATGATCCGTATAAGGTAGATGGGCATATGGAAATGATTGCAACTCCACCCTTCCAGTTCATCCACGAATGCGTCATGGGAGAGTCTACTGACAACCTTCTCCAAATAGCAGTGTTCACCGATACATTGACCTCCATTCAAGTATGGGTTTACCATTCAAACGAGGGCCAATGGTCGTTGAGACATGAGCTGCCAATAGGTCTACTACATCGTCAAATCATGCTATTGGATTTCCATCCTCATATTCCTGAAGCTGTATTTTTCAATTTCCATGGTTACATCTATCTCCAATACTTCAACATTCCTCCAAGATCGGTAAAAGTGCATTATCGTGGCTGTGCCTTCGAAGGAATAAGCCCGCAACCATATTTTCTCCCACGTTGGCCCACTCTCCTTATCCAAAAACTAGAAAGATGTACTGACTGA